In uncultured Bacteroides sp., the sequence CAGCAATTGCTTAAACGAATGCAACAGCTGATTAGTGGTTTCCTGCAACTGCGGGTTATTATTCTTGTACACCGAACAATGATTATTGCTTTGTATAAAGAAAAGCTTCATTAGTGCACCGATGGCTTCCTGAGTGTAACTTTCAAGTGAGTTCGAAAAGAATTCTATCTGAGAAATTATATTAAGATAGACGGGCATCTGTATTTCATTGATTGACAATGGAGGCGACTGACCGAATTCATTAAACAGATAAATACCGTTTATCAGTTTATCAGAAATGGAATTGGAGATTAAAAACTCATCGGTAAATTTCATTGTCCAGCCTTTAGGTTCAGAAGTAGGAATTACCTGATGCATCTGTCCGGGAACAATAAAATAAATACTGTGATCTTCAATCGGGTACTCTGTAAAGTCAACAATATGAGTTCCGGCTCCCTTCTCAAAAAAAATAATAGTATAATAATCATGACGGTGCGGAATATCAGATTCGCCGTGTTTCATACGATACAAATCCTCAAGCCGTCTGAGCGAAAAAGAAAGATTATTTCCTTCAAATTCGGGAAAGGTATAAGTTCTTATGTCTTTTGAGAGCTGGTTCATCCTGCAAATATAAACAATTATCTGAGCTTATGGCCCGCTCTGAATATTTTGCTTTTAAACTTTGAAAAGTTATTATAGATATAAAAGTCCGGAATAAATAAACAAATCATCTCCATATTTGTTTATCTGATACTATTTTTCCAAGCCTAAATCATTGTATACTAACTTCTAAAATGAAATACTATGAGCATGTTTTGTAACCAGTGTCAGGAGACAGCCAAGAATACAGGCTGCACCATTAACGGAGTTTGCGGTAAAAAAGAAGATACCGCCAATATTCAGGATTTATTAATATTTGCGTGTCAGGGTCTTGCATTTGCAACTATCGAAGCCCGAAAGAAAGGGATAGATACCAACGTAGAGAGTAAGCACATTACTAATGGCCTGTTTATAACTATCACAAATGCGAATTTTGATAACGTTTCAATAATGAAGGCTATCAATGATTGCATCACTCTCCGGGATAACCTGAAAACAAAAGCAAGTATTAGTGAAAAAAATGATGCACTTGACTGGAAAGGAACAAGCGAAGCAGACTTTCATGAAAAAGCAAAGCAGGTTAGCACTTTGTTCTTTGACAAAGACGAAGATATCCGTGCATTGAAACAGTATACATTGTTTGGCATAAAAGGTATTGCAGCCTATGCGGAACATGCCTTCAATCTGGGATTCGAAGAACAGGATGTCTACAACTTCATGGAGGAGACTCTTGTTATGATTTCCAAACCTATGAACCTGAAAGATATGCTCGACTGGCTTGTAAGAACCGGTGAACATGGAGTTAAGGTGATGGCTTTGCTTGACAAAGCAAACACTTCCACTTTTGGAAATCCTGAGATTTCGAACGTTAATATCGGAGTTGGTAAAAATCCTGGTATCCTTATTAGCGGACACGATCTGAATGATTTGGAACAGCTATTAATACAAACCGAAGGTAAAGGCGTTGATGTTTATACTCATTCCGAAATGTTGCCTTCTCATGCCTATCCTCATTTTAAGAAGTACAAACATCTGGTGGGAAACTACGGAAATGCATGGCACCGCCAGCTTGATGAATTTGAAACATTTAATGGTCCTGTTCTTTTTACCACTAACTGCTTGGTACCTCCGCGTAAAACAACCACCTATAACGATAGGATATTTACAACAGGAGCTACAGGAATGCCCGAATGGAAAGTTATTGATAAGAAATTGGTTAATGGTCATAAAGACTTTTCTGAAATTATAGAACTGGCAAAGAAATGTCCGCCACCTACAGAAATTGAGAATGGTGAAATAACTATCGGTTTTGCACACAATCAGGTGTTGGCTCTTGCCGATAAGATTCTGGATGCTGTTAATTCCGGAGCTATAAAAAAAATGGTTGTGATGTCGGGTTGTGATGCTCGTCAGAAAAGCCGTGAATATTATACTGAATTTGCAAAACAACTGCCAAAAGATACTGTGATTCTTACTTCTGGATGTGCTAAATATCGCTATAACAAGTTGAAATTGGGCGACATCAATGGTATACCAAGAGTACTGGATGCCGGTCAGTGCAATGATTCATATTCATGGGCAGTAGTTGCGCTTAAATTAAAAGAAGTTCTGAAGCTGGACGACATTAATAAATTACCAATTATCTTTAATATTGCCTGGTACGAGCAAAAAGCAATCATTGTTCATCTTGCCCTGCTATATCTTGGAATAAAGAATACACATATCGGTCCTACTTTGCCTGGATTCTTAACTCCTAACCTTTTAAAAATTGTTCAGGACAGTTTTGGTGTTCAGACTATCACCACCGTAGAAGAAGATATGAAATCTTTTGGACTTAATTAAGAACTACAGAAACTGAAAATATTAAAAAAAAGGCAGCAAATGAATTTGCTGCCTTTTACATTCTTCTTTATAATTTATGTCAACTAATATATTTATTCTCTAGCTTTGCCAGTAACGCCTGAAGTTCATTATACTTGTCTTCATCAATAACCTTTTCTTCGTGTTCTCTGAATTTTGTTAATAGCTCATTCTGTATACCTTCGGGAATCATACGATCTCCCATCATAAACAAGATGTTGTTCTCTTTTTCAATATGATTTCTCATTAAAGCAACATAAGAGAATGCAGCATTTTCAAAAGCTTGAAGATCTGTATTTTGTTCAGAAACACTTTCTCTCATTGCACGGATATTGCTTCTGCCTTGTTCGTGTTCTGCAAGCATTACACCAATAGGTCCGTCATCTTTAGGAATGCCAGCTTCCTCAAGAGAAGGGAAGTATAAATCCTCTTCTTTTCCATGATGATTCTTGTCGGCAAATAGAACCACAAACTCAACTAATTCTTTTAAATCCTGCACATCTACATTTTCACTTTGCTGAATTTTTGTTGCTATACTGTCTAAGACATTCAGAGCTATCTTAATAGCTTCATGCTCATGTCTCAATTCTTCACTTGCTTTTTCCATAATCATTGTTTTTTCTCAGAATATTCAATGAATATTCCTCTCTATTTGGTTAAGTTTAATGCTTTAGGATACAAAATATTATTTTCAAGATGCACATGCGTATGCAGATCATCTTCAAACTCTTCAAGTAATTTATAAGTCAGACGATAGGTATTACAACCATCATCCGGAACAGAATACCTCTTACTCAACACATTTATTTTGTCTATTGTACCGCCTATCAGTTCATGCTCATCCATCATCGGAGCTATTTGTGAAGTAATTATTTCTTTGGCCTGCACTGAATTAGTGCGCAGTGCTTCTTTAATAGCCGGAAAAAACACATCTTCTTCCTGTCGCTGATGTATGGGTAATTCAGTATTTACCAATGAAAACAAATCAGCAATCTCTTTCAGTTCCGGATGATTAGCTCCATGAACCTGAACAAGCTTATTCAGATACGCCATTAATTGAGGTAAAAGTTTATAAACCTTGTTATGATATTCATTTACTATGTAATCACACAAGAAGTCTAAATTCCAGTCATTATAGTTTAGCTGTCTGTTTGAAACTACCTCATCCAGATTATTCAGCTTATATTCAATTTCAGCTATATTCAGATTCTTTTCTTTTGCAGCCTGTTCTAAACTTTGATTTCCACCGCAGCAAAAATCAATGCCTTCTCGTTTAAATATCTCTGCAGCCCTAAAATCTTCAGTGACAATATCACCTACCTTCATACTCCTTAAATCTTTCATACCTTTGAACTTTAACCGTTTACTTCATTTAATATATCTTCAATATCAGGAATGCAACTTCCACAAACTGTTCCGGCAGTAGTTTCTTCACCTACTTCATCTGCCGTGGTTAACCCTTTTTCTTTGATAGCTTTCACTATTTCACTTTTCATTATGCCATTGCAATGGCAGATTTCAACATCTTCATCCATAATTGTATTTTTTATTGGTTTATAGTACTAATTCTTCAGATGATCAATTCATCTTTCTTATTGCGACAAAGGTACGTGAGTGACAAGCCAAAAACTGTAACCCAGATTACACTATAGAGCTTTTAACAATATTTAATCGGGAAAAATTATATCATCCTGAATTAAGTTTGTTTACTTAGCAGATACGAATTTTGCAAAACAAGAAGATATGAATAAAAGAGATTTAGCCATCTGCCCGCTATTCAATAATATGAGTAATGAAGAGCATGATGCTTTTTTAGAAAGAAATGTAAAGGCTAAAATCAGTTTCAGGAAAGGTGAAACGGTAGTCCGGCAAGGTGAGGTGATCAATTATTTATATTTACTGGTAGAAGGTGTGGTGCGGACTCAAATGATTACACAGGAAGGAAATGTGCTGGAAATAGAATTGCTGGAAGCTGTGATGCCGCTTGCGCCGGCTTTTATCTTTGCGAATAACAATAAATACCCTGTTGATGTGGTAACAATGGAGCCGTGTACTTTCCTGAAAATAGCCAAATCGGACTGGCTCAATGAAATGGTTCATAATGAAAAACTGATGATTAACTTCTTGACACTAAATTCCAATATGGCCGTTTTTCTGTCAATGAAGTTGCAAATGATATCTCTCAAAAGCCTTAAATATAAGCTGGCTATTTTTTTATTGGAAAAGACTACTCCGGAAAAGAACTACTTTATACTTAAACGTACAAGAACTCAACTTTCTGAGTACTTCGGGGTACAACGCCCATCACTTGCCCGTATAATAAAGGAGCTGGAGGATGAAGGCATTATCAAAACTGAAGGCCGGGTTGTTACAGTCCTTGACAGGAATAAACTGGCAAAAATATAAGGAATTATAGTACATTTGCACTGAAAACATACCCGAACAGATAGAATTCAATAATAAAATAAAACAATTATGAGCTTAAAGCATAAAGATTACAAAGAAGCAAATATGCAGTTTCTGGAAGAGAACCTGAACGAAGAGGGTGTTATGGAACTGCCTTGTGGTGTGCAGTACAAAGTCATTTTACAGGGAAAAGGTCCTGTGCCTGGTGCGAAAAGTACCGTGAAGGTGCATTATAAAGGTACAATGATTGACGGAACGGTATTTGACGACTCTTTTAGCCGCAAACGTCCTGAGTCATTTCGTGTGAATGAGGTTATTACTGGTTGGCAGGAAGCTTTGCAGGCCATGCCTCTTGGTTCGCGCTGGATAATTTACATTCCATACATGCTGGGATATGGAACCAGGGCAGCAGGAAAAATTAAGCCCTACTCTACTCTCATTTTTGAAGTGGAATTGTTGGGGGTAAAATAACAATAGATTCTGCTCATCGTCCAATTGGATACGAAACCAGCTTTTATTACCCTCACTCCATCACTTTTCAGGCAAACACCTCTGAATATAAACCAATTACAGAGTGATGGATGGTTTTTCATCCATCACTCTACCATCACTTTCCGGGGCTACCCTCACTTTTTCAGCACTCCACCACGTTATATAGCCTGCCTTTGTTCGAGCTAGTCTGCGGAATTTTCAGCTTACTCAGAATACGTCCGAAAGTGGTAATCTTTGTAGCCGAGAGTTTGAAGCCACTCTTTTTCTGCAATCGGATCAGAATATCAGAAGCCAGCAGTTTTTCACACGGT encodes:
- a CDS encoding helix-turn-helix transcriptional regulator: MNQLSKDIRTYTFPEFEGNNLSFSLRRLEDLYRMKHGESDIPHRHDYYTIIFFEKGAGTHIVDFTEYPIEDHSIYFIVPGQMHQVIPTSEPKGWTMKFTDEFLISNSISDKLINGIYLFNEFGQSPPLSINEIQMPVYLNIISQIEFFSNSLESYTQEAIGALMKLFFIQSNNHCSVYKNNNPQLQETTNQLLHSFKQLLNKHYASMHLVSDYANKLNVTADYLNKTVKSITGKSAKDHIQTKIIIEAKRSLLFSEISSKELAYELGFEESAHFNNFFKKITGQTPSEFRVLARQS
- the hcp gene encoding hydroxylamine reductase, with the translated sequence MFCNQCQETAKNTGCTINGVCGKKEDTANIQDLLIFACQGLAFATIEARKKGIDTNVESKHITNGLFITITNANFDNVSIMKAINDCITLRDNLKTKASISEKNDALDWKGTSEADFHEKAKQVSTLFFDKDEDIRALKQYTLFGIKGIAAYAEHAFNLGFEEQDVYNFMEETLVMISKPMNLKDMLDWLVRTGEHGVKVMALLDKANTSTFGNPEISNVNIGVGKNPGILISGHDLNDLEQLLIQTEGKGVDVYTHSEMLPSHAYPHFKKYKHLVGNYGNAWHRQLDEFETFNGPVLFTTNCLVPPRKTTTYNDRIFTTGATGMPEWKVIDKKLVNGHKDFSEIIELAKKCPPPTEIENGEITIGFAHNQVLALADKILDAVNSGAIKKMVVMSGCDARQKSREYYTEFAKQLPKDTVILTSGCAKYRYNKLKLGDINGIPRVLDAGQCNDSYSWAVVALKLKEVLKLDDINKLPIIFNIAWYEQKAIIVHLALLYLGIKNTHIGPTLPGFLTPNLLKIVQDSFGVQTITTVEEDMKSFGLN
- a CDS encoding hemerythrin domain-containing protein, which produces MEKASEELRHEHEAIKIALNVLDSIATKIQQSENVDVQDLKELVEFVVLFADKNHHGKEEDLYFPSLEEAGIPKDDGPIGVMLAEHEQGRSNIRAMRESVSEQNTDLQAFENAAFSYVALMRNHIEKENNILFMMGDRMIPEGIQNELLTKFREHEEKVIDEDKYNELQALLAKLENKYIS
- the ric gene encoding iron-sulfur cluster repair di-iron protein, which translates into the protein MKDLRSMKVGDIVTEDFRAAEIFKREGIDFCCGGNQSLEQAAKEKNLNIAEIEYKLNNLDEVVSNRQLNYNDWNLDFLCDYIVNEYHNKVYKLLPQLMAYLNKLVQVHGANHPELKEIADLFSLVNTELPIHQRQEEDVFFPAIKEALRTNSVQAKEIITSQIAPMMDEHELIGGTIDKINVLSKRYSVPDDGCNTYRLTYKLLEEFEDDLHTHVHLENNILYPKALNLTK
- a CDS encoding (2Fe-2S)-binding protein, encoding MDEDVEICHCNGIMKSEIVKAIKEKGLTTADEVGEETTAGTVCGSCIPDIEDILNEVNG
- a CDS encoding Crp/Fnr family transcriptional regulator, with the translated sequence MNKRDLAICPLFNNMSNEEHDAFLERNVKAKISFRKGETVVRQGEVINYLYLLVEGVVRTQMITQEGNVLEIELLEAVMPLAPAFIFANNNKYPVDVVTMEPCTFLKIAKSDWLNEMVHNEKLMINFLTLNSNMAVFLSMKLQMISLKSLKYKLAIFLLEKTTPEKNYFILKRTRTQLSEYFGVQRPSLARIIKELEDEGIIKTEGRVVTVLDRNKLAKI
- a CDS encoding FKBP-type peptidyl-prolyl cis-trans isomerase, producing MSLKHKDYKEANMQFLEENLNEEGVMELPCGVQYKVILQGKGPVPGAKSTVKVHYKGTMIDGTVFDDSFSRKRPESFRVNEVITGWQEALQAMPLGSRWIIYIPYMLGYGTRAAGKIKPYSTLIFEVELLGVK